In one window of Erwinia tasmaniensis Et1/99 DNA:
- a CDS encoding F0F1 ATP synthase subunit epsilon: MAMTFHLDVVSAEEQMFSGTVQSIQVSGSEGELGIRPNHAPLLTAIKPGMIRIVKQHGEEEVIYLSGGVLEVQPGAVTVLADTAIRGSDLDEARALEAKRKAEAHMNSSHGDVDFAVASAELAKAIAKLRVIELTKNAM; encoded by the coding sequence ATGGCCATGACTTTTCACCTGGACGTTGTCAGCGCAGAAGAGCAGATGTTCTCCGGCACTGTACAAAGCATCCAGGTATCAGGTAGCGAAGGTGAGTTGGGTATTCGCCCGAATCACGCCCCGCTTCTGACCGCCATTAAGCCTGGTATGATCCGCATCGTTAAGCAGCACGGCGAAGAAGAGGTGATTTATCTCTCCGGCGGCGTGCTGGAAGTGCAGCCCGGTGCGGTTACCGTGCTGGCTGATACGGCGATCCGCGGCAGCGATCTTGACGAAGCTCGCGCTCTGGAAGCGAAGCGCAAAGCCGAAGCGCATATGAACAGCTCTCACGGCGATGTTGACTTTGCGGTGGCGTCTGCGGAACTGGCTAAAGCGATCGCCAAACTGCGCGTGATCGAGTTGACCAAAAACGCGATGTAA